A genomic segment from Nicotiana sylvestris chromosome 1, ASM39365v2, whole genome shotgun sequence encodes:
- the LOC138873724 gene encoding uncharacterized protein, with translation MPDIPIYNGTTNPNEHITMYTGGIKGNDLKDDEIESILLKKFGETLSKGAMIWYHNLPLNSIDSFAMLANSIVKAHAGAIKVATRKSDVFKIRQRDNKMLREFVYQFQIERMELPVMDDWAIQAFTQGLNERSSIVSRQLKQNLIKYPAVTWADVHNHYQSKIRVEDDQLGAPLGSFHPNRLAVKAPKDTDREPRLNRERYQ, from the coding sequence aTGCCAGATATACCTATATACAATGGGACCACCAATCCTAATGAACATATCACTATGTACACGGGCGGGATAAAAGGGAATGACTTAaaagacgatgagatcgagtccattttgttgaagaaatttggggaaactctatcaaagggagcaatgatttggtatcacaacttgccactGAACTCCATCgattcatttgccatgttagCAAATTCTATTGTGAAGGCACACGCTGGGGCCATAAAAGTTGCAACGAGAAAATCGGACGTTTTCAAGATAAGACAAAGGGATAACAAAATGCTGAGGGAGTTCGTGTACCAATTTCAAATAGAGAGAATGGAGTTACCGGTTATGGATGATTGGGCCATTCAAGCTTTCACACAAGGGTTGAACGAGCGGAGTTCGATAGTGTCACGACAATTGAAGCAAAATCTAATTAAGTATCCAGCTGTAACTTGGGCAGATGTGCATAATCattatcaatcgaagatcagggtcgaggacgaccagctgggagcccctttGGGTTCATTTCATCCAAACAGATTAGCAGTTAAAGCCCCTAAGGATACCGACAGGGAACCGAGGTTGAATAGAGAACGATATCAGTAA